DNA from Puniceicoccaceae bacterium:
CATACATGTAGGCGGGAGCGCTCACGACATTGTGGTCGGGGTCGATATGGATGTCATTGACCGGACGCTTCACATGAGAACCGCCGATGGCTTTGATGGCATCTGCGACCTCTGCATCCTCTCCGATGGTGACGGATGCTCCGAGCACCTTGGCAGCAATCACAGGAGCGATGCAGAGTATGCCGATAGGTTTTTTCTGGGCATGGAAGTCTTTCAGCACGCGCTGCACTGACGGTTCAATCTTCAGGTTTGCTCCGTCGAAGGCGAAGGAGCAGAGGTTTTTGGCGGCTCCGAATCCGCCCGGTAGCAGCAGTGCGTCAAAATCGTTAGCCTGCAGAGTCGCGAGATCTTCGATCTTGCCACGGCAAATGCGCGCGGCCTCGACGAGCACGTTTCGCTTTTCCCCCTTGGCGACATCACCGCTTTGATGATTGATGACGTGGGCCTGTTCGCGGTCTGGCGCAAAACAGCGCACGCTGGCACCGAGTTGATCGAGATAGAGCAGCGTGAGCACGGCTTCCTGGATTTCAGAACCGTCATAGACTCCGCAACCGGACAATAGGACTGCAACTTGTTTCATGGATCGGTCTCCTCCTCAGGGTTTCACAAATTCGGGATGTGGAGTCTTGCAAGTTGTTTTCAAAATGGCAATGCGAACTCGATTGAAACCCGATCACGCTTTGCCAGAGCAGTATCCACGCTTGACTTGATGGCGTTGCTCGGCAGCTTGAATCGCTTATGATCACAAGTTCAAGCAGCTGGCTATCACCTGAGCAGGCACGCGCGATCGCGCGCGATCATGGTACTCCGACCTATGTGTACTCCGAGCAGAAAATTCGGGACAATGTGGCAGGTTGCCTTGCTTTTCCAAATGCCTTTGGGCTGACGGTGCGCTATGCCATGAAAGCCAATCCGTCGGCGACAGTGCTGCGACTGATGCAGAAGCTGGGTCTGCATTTTGATGCATCGAGTGCATGGGAGGTGAAACGGGCAATCCAGGTTGGAATTGAGCCGCAGCGCATCTCACTGAGCACTCAGGAATTGCCACTTGATTTTGCAGATCTGGTGAAGCAAGGAGTCGAGGTGAACTGTTGTTCGCTCGATCAGCTCGAGCGGTTTGCGCAGGCGTTTCCGGGAGGCGATGTTGGGATTCGACTGAATCCGGGAAAAGGATCAGGGCTGAACAATCGTTTGAGCACGGGTGGATTGGCGGCGAGTTTTGGAATCTGGCACGAGCACATACCGCAGATTCGCGACATTGCCGCTCGCCATGGACTCAAGGTCGTTCGCATTCACACGCATGTGGGCACGGGCGGGGATCCGGATCTGTGGTTTCAGACCGCAACAGAGAGCTTGAAAGCGGTGGATCAATTTCCCGATGTGACAACGGTTGACCTGGGAGGAGGATTCAAAATTGCGCGCATGCCAAATGAGAAGGCGTCGGACCTTCAGATCGTCGGGGAAGCAGTGCAGCGGGCACTGGAACAGGTTCATGCCCGGACTGGGCGCAAGCTGCATCTGGAGATTGAACCCGGAAATTTTCTTGCGGCGAACATCGGTGGAATTCTCAGTCGCGTGCAGGACATTGTGGACACGGGAAGCGAAGGATTCACGTTCTTGAAGCTCGACGCTGGCATGACCGAGATTCTGCGACCCTCACTGTATGGTGCGCAGCACGGGTTTCGCCTCTTCCAGGAGCAACCGCGTGACGCGACCCGCTCGTATGCGATCGTTGGGCATTGCTGCGAATCGGGCGATGTGCTGACCGTAGCTCCCGGCGATGCCGAAACCCTTGCGCCGCGACTGCTACCACTTGCCGGAATTGGGGACTTGCTCATGATCGAGGATGCAGGAGCCTACTGTGCGGCCATGCCCGCGAAGAACTACAATTCGTTTCCAGAGGCTCCGGAAGTCATGGTGCGATGCGATGGTTCGGTGGTCCTGATCCGCAAGCGCCAAACCCTGGATCAAATCCTCGTGAACGAAATTCCCGTGGATCTCTGATGTGTGACAGCGATTCCTCTGCCGCTTGAACCTGCTTCTCGCCCAGCGGTGCAGGGAATGCATCCGGGCGGATTCATCTGCCTGGTATTTTGATAGAATGGAAACGTGCTTTGGGTGATCGACAGAATCTGACAGCATGAATCCGTAATCGCATGAACAACACCCATACGCTTCGCACGGAAAACATGTTTCGGTTGAGCTGGCCGATTTTTCTGCAGCATGCAACCGGCAGTGTGGTCCTGTTTGTGGATTTTGTATTCCTGAGTTACCTCAGCGACGAGATTGCCGGCATTGTGGGTCAAATTCTTCCGGTGACATGGCTGGGGTCATTCATCATCCCGGTCTTTGCGGGTACAGGCATTTCGGTGGCTTCCCAATTCATGGGAGCGCGGCGATATGAAAAGGTGATTCCCACCTACATGATGAATCTGGCGCTCAGTTGTTTTTTGGGGTTGTTTGTGGCCATGAGCATGTTTCTGCTGCGCTCAAAAATCGGGGAATGGATGGGGTTGAACGCTGAGCAGAATGTAGTCAGTTCACTCTATCTGGGCTGCATGAGTCTCTATTTTGTGGTGATGGCAGTCATGGCAGCCTACAATGCGGTGCTGTCATCCCGCGGGCTGACGCAGTGGATCATGGTGGTTTCCCTGATCTCGGGAGTGAGCAACATCGCGCTGAACACGTGGTTTGTATTTGGACTTGGCTGGGGCATTGTGGGCATTGTCGGCAGTACGGTGATCGCGACATCGCTCTCAATGGTGGTCGGTATTCTGCTGGTTCACGGGAAACTCGGGATTCGGTTTTACCTCAACGGTGCGCTTGCTGACATGTGGAGTGTGATGCGCCCAATGATGCGTGTAGGCATTCCCAACGTGGTAGAACCCACGAGCTATGCTTGCCAACAGATCATTTTGTCGACCTTCGTGATCAGCATGGGAGTGCAGGCGATGGCATCCAACGCCTTTGCCGGACGCCTTCACATGCCCCACATCGTGCTTTGCTTTTCACTCGCCTCCGCCGCGCAGATTCTCATGGCCCACTGGATGGGGGCGGGGAGAACAGAATCCATCAATCGCTTGTTCTGGCGCATTCTGGGCATTTCGACTGGTACGGCCTTGATTTACATGACCTTAATCTGGGCGAATGCGTATGACATCCTGCGCATCTTCACGGAGGACACTGAAATCCGCGCGACCTGCAAGCAATTGCTCCTGATCTCCCTGATTACCGAACCTTCCCGCATGGTGAATATCCTCTCGGGTCACTGCCTACGCTCGGTAGGGGACACGCGCTATCCGATGGTTGTAGGGTTGATTTTCATCTGGGGCATCCTGCCAGTGATATTTGCGATTGATCGGGCCTGGACGCTCACCATTGTGGGCATGTGGGCTTGTTTTGCGGCTGATGAGTTTGTGCGTGCACTGATCAACCTGCAGCGCTGGTATTCGGGCAAGTGGCGCAGCATGTCACTGGTGGAACCAGATGCCAGTTCAAGTTGAGCTGGCAACCCGTCTCTGAAGCCATTGACGCAATCGTGTTTACACCTGCCACGGTGCTTCTGAGAGTATGGCAGCTCACAGACAGAAGGGATCGAAAATGCAGTGCAACTGCAATGCCAAGCAATGCTTGTGATCAGGCTGTAATTCATGCGAATGCAGCCCAAAGCGGTTGGAGGATTCTGCACAAGGATTGCAGAAGCTGGCGCAGCTGCATCACTTGACCTTTTTGCGAACCCAACCAGAATGGAGGTATGATGACTCACTGTTACCCCCCACGGTTTCTTACCCTTCGTCGATCAGCGGTGCTCTGTGTGCTGCTGTCTTTGCTCACCGCACTGCATGCGGGAAAGGTTCCGGAACTCACCACCATGTCCCATGATCGCAATCAGGCCGCTCCGGAAGTGATCACTCCCGGGACTGTTTCAACGCAAAACCAGGTGGGCACGGCTCCCTCGGATGCAGTGGTACTCTTTGATGGCAACGACCTGAACGCCTGGGTGGACATGGAGGGTGCACCGACAGAATGGGTCATTCGAGATGGTGCATTGGAATGTGTCCCCGATAGTGGCTACATTCGCACACTTCAAAGCTTTGGTGACTGTCAGTTGCACATCGAGTGGGCGACTCCGACGGACTCACCTGGCAGCAGTCAGGGGCGCGGCAACAGCGGAGTGTTTTTTGGGCTGACCCAGTATGAGGTGCAGGTGCTGGATTCATACAACAACGCAACCTATGCGGATGGTTCGGCCAGTTCTGTCTACGGACAATACGCGCCGCTGGTCAACGCGAGCAAGGGTCCGGGAGAATGGCAAACCTACGACATCCTCTACACTGCACCGCGGTTCAAGGCCAATGGCGAACTCAAGTCACCTGCGCGACTGACGGTATTTCACAATGGAGTGCTGACGCAGAATGATGTGGCACTCACGGGACCCACCGCCTGGATTGGACGTCCTCCCTACGTGGCTCATCCTGAAAAGCTGCCGATTGCATTGCAGGATCATGGAAATCCGGTGCGTTACCGTAACATCTGGGTGCGCGAATTGGGTCCGAAAGACAAGCCGGAGTTCTATCTTTCCGATGCGATATTGGACAAATATGTGGGTAACTACAGCAAAGATTGGGGCGATGGAGTCGAAGTGCTTCGCGATTCGCATGGGCGCCTGACGTTGAAAATGGCTGGTGCGGTTTTGACGATGTATGCGGAATCGGAGACCCGGTTCTTTGCGAAAACCACCGATGTGCTGGCAGATTTCTCCGAACTGGAATCACGCGGAGTGCTCAAAGTCTCAGTGGGAGATGGCTGGATGGAAATGCCGCGTCACTGAGAAGGTGGAATCACCACCGTCACATCTTTCTGAAATCCCGGTTTATTCGACCGGGATTTTTTTGTTACTGAAAACATGCTGGGATATACTGAGTAATTGTAATTCCGATGATTAGTTTGTCTTATTTATCAAAACCTATTATTATAAGTATTACTAATTGATTGATCCAAAGGAAGTGGAGTGTTAGAGAGTTTCATACACAACCCCACTTCTGCTTATGACCCTTTCGAAACGCCTGCGCTGGCAAGGCCTCAGGATTTTGGCAATTCTGATGGTTGGGCATGGGATTTTGCTGCATGAAGGCTCTGCGGTCCCGGATGCCACATGCATGGAGTGCCACATCGATCCCGAACTCGAGATGGAACGCGACGGAATGGACGTTCTCCTGTTTGTGGAACCCCAAGTGATTGCGGAATCCGTGCACGATTTATGGAGTTGCGTTGATTGCCACGAAGGCTACGACCCGGACTCGATTCCCCATGCGGAACAACCAGTGCGTGTGAACTGCATGTTGTGTCACGACGATACTGAGGAGCTGGCGGAGGCACATCCCTTTCACCCGAATTTTGCGCTGGAGACACCGGATTTCAGTTCACCCGACCTTGCCTGTGTGGGGTGTCATGGTTCTCACGCTATTGTGCCTGTGGACGATGAGCGCTTTGCGTTTCATGGCAGGGCAATGGTTGAATCCTGTGCACAGTGCCATGAAGCCGAGGCCGGAGAGTTTGTGGAGTCGGCTCACATGACTGCATCCGGTAGCGCACCGGATTGCCTTTCCTGTCATCGCACGGATGTGGTGAACGGGGGCATTCCGATGCTCGAACTCAAGCAAGTGCAGTCACGCCAGTGCATCGATTGCCATGTGAACCTCGAAACCGATGGGGGGCACCTGCATCTGGATGGACAAACCTGGATCTCCCAGTGGATCGAAAGCGTGCACGGCAGCGCGCTTGAAGCAGGAAATGCGGACGCTGCCAGCTGTGTCGACTGTCATGGCAGTCACCGCATGAAGGCGGCGATGAACCAGGATTCGGACGTGAACAAGCTGCACATTGTGGACACCTGTCAGCAGTGCCACGGTGAGGTTGCCGATGCATTTTCACAGAGCGTGCATGCCAAAGCCCTGCTTGTCGGCAATACGGATTCCCCAGCCTGCACCGATTGTCATGGAGAGCACCTCATCCTGCACGCTGATGACCCCATATCTCCGGTTGCCCCGCGCAATGTATCCCAGCAGCTTTGTGGGGATTGTCATGGGTCGGTTCGCCTCTCGCGCAAGTATGGGATTTCGAGTGATCGCTTTGATACTTTTGCCGACAGTTATCATGGGCTTTCGATGCGTGGTGGGGCAGTGGAAGTGGTGAACTGCGCCAGTTGCCATGGCTATCATACCATTCTTCCCTCCTCTGATCCTGCGTCGATGGTTCACAAATCCAATCTGGCAGCAACCTGTGGCAGTTGTCATCCAAAGGCGTCGGAGTTGTATGCCATGGGCAAGGTCCACGTCTCGCTCAAGCCCGTGCGACCGAGTGAAATCGGCACGGGGCGCGAGTCGATCCCACAATGGGTGGCAACGCTCTACGTGTTTTTGATAGTGGGAGTTGTCGGTGGTATGGTGCTGCATAACCTGCTCGATTTTTTGAGGAAAGTACATCGCAAGGTGCAAGGACACCGGCATGGAATCAAAGCGACGGAAGTGCCCCATCGGCTCTACCTGCGCATGACGGTGAACGAGCGAGTGCAGCACGCGGTGCTGGCGTCAAGTTTTGTGGTACTGGTCATCACGGGCTTCATGCTGCGCTACCCGGAAGCCTGGTGGGTGGAAGGCCTGCGCAAGCTCAATTCCCATGTCTTTGAATGGCGCAGCTGGACGCATCGGATTGCGGGAATCATCCTGCTGGCGGCGGGTGCGTGGCATGTCCTGTATCTCATGCTGACACGGCGGGGGCGCGAACTGTTCCACGCCCTGCTCCCCAGGCTGAGGGATCTGACGGACATGATCGGGGTCGTTCGATACAATCTTGGGTTGTCTGCTCAAAAACCTGAATTTACGCGCTTCAGCTACATCGAGAAGACGGAGTACTGGGCGATGATCTGGGGCAGTGTGCTGATGGGTATCACCGGTGTGCTGCTATGGGCGGATCAGATGACAATCAATCTCGTGGGCAAAGTGGGATTTGATGTTGCGCACGTGATTCACTTCTATGAAGCCATACTGGCAACTCTCGCTATCGTAGTGTGGCACTTTTATTTTGTGATCTTCAATCCGGATGTGTATCCGATGAACCTGTCGTGGCTCACGGGATACCTTTCCGAAGAAGAGATGCTTGAGGAACACCCGGCGTGGTTGGCTGAACTGAAGGATGGGGCAGAGCCAAGTTCTGGCGAAACACCACCCTCTGAGGCCCCGGAAACCGCGAAGGAAGATCGCGGAACAGGAAAAACTCCCTGACCAGGCACGGAGTGCAGCCGTGCACGCGGTTTACCAATTTGGCGTTTCGCCAAAATGAACGGCACTGTCGTGGAAACTGGCGAGTTCACCGAATTCCTTCATCATGGCGATCATTTCGGCACCTGCGAGCAGTACGGGACCATATCCATGTGCGGCATGGGGACTGACCGGACGATAGGCGTAGAAGGCGGGATCCCAGGCCATGCCAGTGCCCACGCAGGTTCCCTGGACAGCGCCTTCAGCATCGACGGCAGAACTGACTGCGTGCCAGCCCAGTGTCGCGACGGGACCGTAGGCAGAAGGATCGAGCCATC
Protein-coding regions in this window:
- the elbB gene encoding isoprenoid biosynthesis glyoxalase ElbB produces the protein MKQVAVLLSGCGVYDGSEIQEAVLTLLYLDQLGASVRCFAPDREQAHVINHQSGDVAKGEKRNVLVEAARICRGKIEDLATLQANDFDALLLPGGFGAAKNLCSFAFDGANLKIEPSVQRVLKDFHAQKKPIGILCIAPVIAAKVLGASVTIGEDAEVADAIKAIGGSHVKRPVNDIHIDPDHNVVSAPAYMY
- a CDS encoding diaminopimelate decarboxylase; amino-acid sequence: MITSSSSWLSPEQARAIARDHGTPTYVYSEQKIRDNVAGCLAFPNAFGLTVRYAMKANPSATVLRLMQKLGLHFDASSAWEVKRAIQVGIEPQRISLSTQELPLDFADLVKQGVEVNCCSLDQLERFAQAFPGGDVGIRLNPGKGSGLNNRLSTGGLAASFGIWHEHIPQIRDIAARHGLKVVRIHTHVGTGGDPDLWFQTATESLKAVDQFPDVTTVDLGGGFKIARMPNEKASDLQIVGEAVQRALEQVHARTGRKLHLEIEPGNFLAANIGGILSRVQDIVDTGSEGFTFLKLDAGMTEILRPSLYGAQHGFRLFQEQPRDATRSYAIVGHCCESGDVLTVAPGDAETLAPRLLPLAGIGDLLMIEDAGAYCAAMPAKNYNSFPEAPEVMVRCDGSVVLIRKRQTLDQILVNEIPVDL
- a CDS encoding MATE family efflux transporter, yielding MNNTHTLRTENMFRLSWPIFLQHATGSVVLFVDFVFLSYLSDEIAGIVGQILPVTWLGSFIIPVFAGTGISVASQFMGARRYEKVIPTYMMNLALSCFLGLFVAMSMFLLRSKIGEWMGLNAEQNVVSSLYLGCMSLYFVVMAVMAAYNAVLSSRGLTQWIMVVSLISGVSNIALNTWFVFGLGWGIVGIVGSTVIATSLSMVVGILLVHGKLGIRFYLNGALADMWSVMRPMMRVGIPNVVEPTSYACQQIILSTFVISMGVQAMASNAFAGRLHMPHIVLCFSLASAAQILMAHWMGAGRTESINRLFWRILGISTGTALIYMTLIWANAYDILRIFTEDTEIRATCKQLLLISLITEPSRMVNILSGHCLRSVGDTRYPMVVGLIFIWGILPVIFAIDRAWTLTIVGMWACFAADEFVRALINLQRWYSGKWRSMSLVEPDASSS
- a CDS encoding DUF1080 domain-containing protein; translation: MMTHCYPPRFLTLRRSAVLCVLLSLLTALHAGKVPELTTMSHDRNQAAPEVITPGTVSTQNQVGTAPSDAVVLFDGNDLNAWVDMEGAPTEWVIRDGALECVPDSGYIRTLQSFGDCQLHIEWATPTDSPGSSQGRGNSGVFFGLTQYEVQVLDSYNNATYADGSASSVYGQYAPLVNASKGPGEWQTYDILYTAPRFKANGELKSPARLTVFHNGVLTQNDVALTGPTAWIGRPPYVAHPEKLPIALQDHGNPVRYRNIWVRELGPKDKPEFYLSDAILDKYVGNYSKDWGDGVEVLRDSHGRLTLKMAGAVLTMYAESETRFFAKTTDVLADFSELESRGVLKVSVGDGWMEMPRH
- a CDS encoding cytochrome c3 family protein yields the protein MECHIDPELEMERDGMDVLLFVEPQVIAESVHDLWSCVDCHEGYDPDSIPHAEQPVRVNCMLCHDDTEELAEAHPFHPNFALETPDFSSPDLACVGCHGSHAIVPVDDERFAFHGRAMVESCAQCHEAEAGEFVESAHMTASGSAPDCLSCHRTDVVNGGIPMLELKQVQSRQCIDCHVNLETDGGHLHLDGQTWISQWIESVHGSALEAGNADAASCVDCHGSHRMKAAMNQDSDVNKLHIVDTCQQCHGEVADAFSQSVHAKALLVGNTDSPACTDCHGEHLILHADDPISPVAPRNVSQQLCGDCHGSVRLSRKYGISSDRFDTFADSYHGLSMRGGAVEVVNCASCHGYHTILPSSDPASMVHKSNLAATCGSCHPKASELYAMGKVHVSLKPVRPSEIGTGRESIPQWVATLYVFLIVGVVGGMVLHNLLDFLRKVHRKVQGHRHGIKATEVPHRLYLRMTVNERVQHAVLASSFVVLVITGFMLRYPEAWWVEGLRKLNSHVFEWRSWTHRIAGIILLAAGAWHVLYLMLTRRGRELFHALLPRLRDLTDMIGVVRYNLGLSAQKPEFTRFSYIEKTEYWAMIWGSVLMGITGVLLWADQMTINLVGKVGFDVAHVIHFYEAILATLAIVVWHFYFVIFNPDVYPMNLSWLTGYLSEEEMLEEHPAWLAELKDGAEPSSGETPPSEAPETAKEDRGTGKTP